Genomic DNA from Lagenorhynchus albirostris chromosome 20, mLagAlb1.1, whole genome shotgun sequence:
ttaatccctggtcagggaactaagatcccgcatgccaagaggtgtggccaaaaaaaaaaaaaaaaaaagcaatttcatgGGGCTTTTGTGTGGATTCAATGAGATGACAATGGTAAAGAGATGCCCAATAACTTGGTTCCATTCCCTTCCTCACACCAGCTCAAGACACCCCTCCCTCAGGACCAGATCTGGCTTACCTGGTGCCACCTCCCATCGTCCAGCCGGGGTCCAGCACCCACTGTAAGTTGGCCCAGTGATTATGAAGCTGGATCTCAGGGCTGCCATCCCGAAGTCCCAGCACAAACCAGTCATCCTCTGGATTGGTATCACCATAAAAAATCACTCCCTCTGGATCCCAGGTCCGAAACTCAAAGGAGGAGGAGGTTCTGGAAGGACACAGAAGGAAAGACTGGGTATGGGGTGTGCTCTTTGAGCATAGATGTGAGGTTGAGGGAATTGGAGTACAGGGAGACAGGGAACAGAGCGGGGCTGgtgcactgtttataatagcaaagacatggaagcaacctaaaggtccatcgatagatgaatagataaagaagatgtggtacatgtatgcaatgggatattactctgccatgaaaaagaatgaaacaaggacttccttggtggtccagtacttaagactccgagctcccagtgcagggagcctgggttccatccctggtcagggaactagatcccacatgcggcaactaaagatcctgaatgccgcaacgaagatcccacatgctgcaaataagacccggcacagccaaataaataaataaatatttaagaatgaaacaatgccatttgcagcaacatggatggacctagagattatcatactaagcgaagtaaatcagacaaagacaaaataccatatgctatcacttacaagtggaatttaaaaactgatacaaatgaacttatttgcaaaacagaaagactcacagacataaaaaaacaaactcatggctaccaaaggggaaggtggggagggatacattgggagtttggattaacagatacaaactactatatgtaaaatagataagcaacttCTGTTGCTTATTCCTTGAAATGTGCCAActtatattttatcatcttttttttttttaatcacatcttACTACCAAGTTTGGTCTCtgctttttgcttctgttttaggAGCAATGACctcaataaagaatatttttggaaaataaaaataagcaacaaggtcctactgtatagcacaggaaactatattcagtatcttgtaataaaccataatgcaaaagaacctgaaaaagaatgtatatatataacatgtatcataaatacatatatatatatataaaactcaatcactttgctgtaccccagaaactaacacaacattgtaaatcaactatacttcaattaaataaagcaaaaaaaaaaagagagagaggagctgATGGAGAGAGGGTGAGGTCAGGGGACTAGGTCAAAGAATTAGGTCAACCCCATACTTTATGATCTTGGTGAGGTTAAAGGTCATGATGGTTACAAGTTCTTGTCCAGGGCCATTGCTGAGGTGCAGAGCAGGCCGGTCCTGAGTCCTCtgccagagagaaaaataaacaagctgAAATAAGACGTACCAGAGACAGACAGGAGGGAGAAGCACTGCTATAAGgccagaggaggaaagaaacGAAGAGAGCAGAGCTAAAGTGTAGCTCACTTAAACACACACAGGGCTTAGCGCCCTGTCCTGCTCCTGCACCTGTCTGGGGAGAGTATGTCTCACGGCTCGTCCTTCAGGGCtgggaggcagcagcagcagtagcagcagcagcggcagcccATGCCATGTGGCCGGTGGACCTCCGCTCTCCATAATCAGCCGCggtcctctctgtgcctcagacaACTCTGAGGAAAATGTGTGGGGGCAGGCAGCGTCGCACATGGTTGGTGGAGGGTTAAATGTTGCCCCGGGGGAAGAAGGGGGGGCAGGAGACAGGGCCACTGACCCTACGGCCCCTCTGAGGACAAATGGAGTGAGGAACAGAGTTCCTCCACTACCCTCCCCCACTGCTGAGAAGGTTTCTGAGCTGGGAGAGGACACCTCACTTCCCCTCTCCTTCTAGAGCCTGACCTGGGTCCTCCAAGCCTTCTGCCCACCTGCGGAGGCTGCCTTGAGGACAAACATGAGATCTAGAAACAGACATGCCCAGATCCCCAAGTAGCATCCTCCATAAGGCCTAGAGCTGTGAGACATGGAATCCCAAATACTAGCTgggtgactgtgggcaagtcacCCCACCTGTGTGCTTTAGTGTCCTTGTCTGcaaaatgtgaaaaatacttACTTTCCAGAGTTACTGTGAATGAGGATGAATCGAGATGATAcaggcacagtgcctggtatctGCTCTGAGCTCTTCCCTTAGTATTTTCCCAGGCCTCTGAGGCTTGCTGCATAGGGAGGTACTGTCTCTGAGTGTGATTCAGTGGATACTAAGAGTCCTGGTCCCTCCCCCCCCATTATCTTCTCTTAGCCGTCGACTACAAGGCCTAACCATTTACCAGTAGAAATTCATCACCCTCTCCCTGATCCATCTTAAAATACAAATGCCCCCAAGAGGAGTAACACTTTGAGCCAGTAGGCAAGAGTTGGAGGTCCTGGGGCTCACCCCGAGTCTGGATGGGCTGGAATGGGTGAGTTGGGGTGAAAGGTAGAGGAGGTATCACTGCACACTTCAGTTAAAGAAGGAGGTATCTTTTGAGCCGTGGAGTTTCTCCAACGGAGGCTGGAACACCCAGATAACAACAACGAGGAAGCCTCGGCAGTCCAGCCTTGACCCCTGCGGGGTGTGCGGTCGAGAGACCCGGCCATAGGGTTAGAGCTGGGGGGCGGCGGGTGCGCGGGGGGCGGGGACATGCCTGCTCTGCAAGCTGATTGGCTGGCAGGTGCGCGCTGTAGGGGCCCGAAATTAGGGGCTACCAGGCCGTGCGGACCGCTAGTCCCACCACTCTCTCCGCCCCGCGGCAGCCGGAATCGAGCTTCTGCTTCCCAGCCCGCGGCGCCCCCACCACctcgctccccaccactcccccgGCTTTCTGGTATCCGAATTTGGAGGCCCCTTAAAGGGTCCCCGTTGCTCTTCGTCCGGTCCTGCAGAACGGAAGTGGGGATCCTGGACTTCGGTTCCAGACGGTGGAGATCGGGATGGCTTCCATGCTGATCCGAGAAGCCAAGGAGGGAGACTGTGGAAATATCCTGAGGCTGATTCGGGTGAGGGCTGCGGGCCGGAAACCGGGGTCCCAGAGGGGGTCAGAGCGGCGCTGCTGGAGTGGGGAcgggaaggaggaggtgggagcagagggaggagcgCGCCCAGGGCTCCTGCTTAGGGAGCAGTGAGGCCCTCCTGCCTTAATCTAGCCTTTGTCCGCACGCTGTAGGAACTCGCTGAGTACGAGAAACTCTCAGACCAGGTGAAGATCAGTGAAGAAGGTACGGGCCCAACACCTGAGTCCTGACGGAGGCTGGGGTGGAAGTGACGGATGGGTTCCCCAGGCAGTAACTCCAGACTGGGCACACACCCAGGCcttctttctctatctctttgtCACAACTCCGATCTCTGCAGCCCTGAGAGCAGATGGCTTTGGAGAGAATCCTTTCTATCACTGTTTGGTAGCAGAGATTCTTCCTGCGCCCGGGGAGCCACAGGGTAAGAGCACCCTGACCTCAGAGGTGCCCTGTCCAGTCAGCCTCAAAGGTCTCTCCCCCAGGTGCCCAGCGGCCtgacccttctttttttctctctcagggcCCTGTGTGGTGGGCTATGGGCTATACTACTTCATCTACAGCACATGGAAGGGACGAAACATTTATCTGGAAGACATCTACGTGAAGCCAGAGTATCGGGGTACTGGGCAGAGGCCGGGATGGGAGAAAAGCAACCTATAGACTGGACCACCATCCCTTGCCTCTTAATCCTAGCCTATGGTCTTTTCTGGTCCCCTTCAACTCAGACGATCcctctttttgcctttttctccccACATCAGGTCAGGGGATTGGCTCCAAAATAATCAAAAAAGTGGCTGAGGTGAGGAGAGGGATGGGGCTACAGGCTGGGCCCTGGCAAAGCAAAGCTGTATGGGAGGCACCTGGGTTGAATGGAGGGCGAGcaagtcttttcctttttgacccagGAAAGTGAGTGGTGTCTTCTCCCACAGGTGGCCCTGGATAAGGGCTGCTCCCAGCTCCGCCTGGCAGTCCTAGACTGGAACAAGGGGGCTATGGACTTGTATAAGGCCCTAGGAGCCCAAGATCTGACGGAAGCTGAAGGTTGGCACTGCTTTCGCTTTGAAGGAGAGGCGATGAGGGAGTTGGCAGGAAAGTGACGCCATCCCTTGGGGATCTCTATTTCAGCTTCTTCATCCCCACCAGCTCAAGCAGTCCTCAGAGACTGCCTCCACTGACCAAGGCCTCcctgaaggaagggaaggagggttgGAAGTGAATACTCCCAGACGGAAGGAACAGAGGTGAGGAAGAGGCAAGGCTTCCCACCTCCTTGTTAagggtgaaaaataaatgagaattccCATGTGTTGATGTGGTGTTGGGTGGAGGAATTGAGGATGTGACAAGCTTCAGCTATTACGACCCTTCCTCAGTGTCTTCTGGTCAGTGGATGTTGCTCCTGGGGATAAAAGTGGGCCTAAGATGACTTTCACCCACAATGGACCAGAGTATTGACTCTGGCCTCTAGCACACATATCAGGCTTGTTGCTCGGGCTTGGGACCCAGACAAAGGCCTCCAGTGTCTGGACTGGGCTGTGTAGAATCCGAGACTGAGGCAGGCCCACCGACTCAACAGACGGAGCAGGCTGCCACCTGGTGGTGGCATTTTAGGGACACTGGGAAGGACCACTGGCCCCAACTTTTCAAAAAATCCACTCACCTAGcgagtgctttttctttttcaaaagtcaCAAAGCCTTTATTTTCAGTTCAGCAGAACCAAAACAAACCTTTAGGACGCATGGAGACAAGAAGGGAAACAGGTTCATTTCCTACTTTCATCATATTTCGTAATGCAGGTTTGTTGTAGAGAAGTTTGAAgggacatataaaaataaaatccatagcCTTACTTACATCTCTACTCTTAACCCTTTGGTATTGATTCTTTAGATTTTTtcaatgtacatatatacatacagttaGTTAAGTGTGTGGGGATTTATGGGATCAACTCTTTTGCAAcctgttttttcatttaacaataaaTCAGAAACATCTGCCTAAGTTATTAAACACATCATCACTTTCAGTGGTGACATATTATTCCTCTTGTGGAGGAACCATT
This window encodes:
- the SAT2 gene encoding thialysine N-epsilon-acetyltransferase isoform X2, with the protein product MASMLIREAKEGDCGNILRLIRELAEYEKLSDQVKISEEALRADGFGENPFYHCLVAEILPAPGEPQGPCVVGYGLYYFIYSTWKGRNIYLEDIYVKPEYRGQGIGSKIIKKVAEVALDKGCSQLRLAVLDWNKGAMDLYKALGAQDLTEAEASSSPPAQAVLRDCLH
- the SAT2 gene encoding thialysine N-epsilon-acetyltransferase isoform X1 encodes the protein MASMLIREAKEGDCGNILRLIRELAEYEKLSDQVKISEEALRADGFGENPFYHCLVAEILPAPGEPQGPCVVGYGLYYFIYSTWKGRNIYLEDIYVKPEYRGQGIGSKIIKKVAEVALDKGCSQLRLAVLDWNKGAMDLYKALGAQDLTEAEGWHCFRFEGEAMRELAGK